The Anaerobaca lacustris sequence CAACGTGGCGCTGCTGGGGGCCGGCGCCCAGGGGCAGATCCTGATGAATGCCTGCCTCCAGATTCCGGGTGTGCGGTTCAAGGCGGTCTGCGACATTTGGGAAGCCTACAATTTGCGGCGTGTTTCCCGGTTGCTGGATCGCTATGGCCATAAGAACAACACCTACACCGACTACAAGGAGATGCTCGACAAGGAGAAGGGCAACATCGACGCGGTGATCGTCGCGACGCCCGACTTCTGGCACGCCGAGCATGCCATCGCTTGTATGGAAGCCGGGCTGGATGTCTACTGCGAGAAGGAGATGTCCAACGAACTGGCCAAGGCCAAACAGATGGTCGAAGCCCAGAGGCGGACTGGAAAGCTGCTTCAGATCGGCCATCAGCGTCGCAGCAACCCGCGCTACCTCCACTGTTATGAAAAGGTGATCCAGCAGGCCCGGATGCTCGGCCGAATCACCACGGCCAACGGCCAGTGGAATCGGGGGGCCCAGGAGCCTCTCGGTTGGCCGACGAATGCCGTGATCGATGAAGCGACCCTGGCCAAGTATGGTTTCAAATCCATGGAGCAGTTCCGCAACTGGCGTTGGTACAAAGGTCTGGGCGGCGGTCCTATCGTGGACCTCGGTTCGCACCAGATCGATATCTACAGTTGGTTCCTCAATGCGACGCCGAAGGGGGTCATCGCCAGCGGGGGCACCGACTACTACGATAAGAACACGCATGAGTGGTATGACAGCGTCTTGGCGATCTACGACTTCGAGACCAAAGACGGGGTCGTTCGCGCGTTCTACCAGGTCTTGACGACCAACAGCAGTCAAGGGTATTTCGAGACCTTCATGGGCGACCAAGGCACCCTGATGATCTCCGAGGCAGCCGGGCGCGGTTCGGTGTATCGCGAGCAAGGCGCGCATGTCCCCGAGTGGGACCGGTGGGTGAAACTGGGCCTCATTGCCGAGCCGCAGCGGGTGGAGACCAAGGATGACAGCGGAGCGGTCCTGGACGTTCGCGAGACGGTGCCGGCCCAGGAGTATCTCATCCCGATCGATATGGAGGGCAAGCCCTACCACCAGCCGCACCTCGAGAACTTCTTCAATGCCATGCGAGGCAAAGAGAAGCTGACGTGCCCCGGCGAGGTCGGTTACGAGACGGCCGTGATGGTACTGAGGACCAATGAGGCTGTTGAGGCCCAGCGCCGCCTCGAGTTCGGCAAGGACGAGTTCCACGTATAGAGCGTGTTTTTCGGGCGATGATCGGGCACCGATCGGGTGCCCGATCATCCCTGCAGAAAGGAATTGGGATAGCCTTGAGAAGCAGACTGTTCTTAGCCGTTGTCCTGTTGCCGCTGCTGTCTCTGACGGCGGTCTTGGCCGAGGAACTGGCGGAGCCGCACGCAGGTTTGATCGGCGACGAGAGTGACGGCAGCCGCGCCCACCCGACCCATTTGATTCCGTTATTCGCCGAGAATGAAGACGGCGAAAAAGGCGGGCAGATCACGCTGGATGCGGACCCTCTTCTGCCCATCTCGACGAAGTACACCTGTGGCGAGTGCCATAGTTACGACGTGATCAAGCAGGGGTGGCACTTCAACGCGATCGACGAGAACGTACCGCCCGGGCGCCCTGGTGAGCCGTGGATTTATGCGGATGCCAAGTTGGGAATTCAGGTTCCCCTTTCATATCGCCCTTGGGCCGGCACGATTCAGCCCCGCGAGTTCGGGCTCTCGGAATTTGCGTTTACGAGGCTGTTCGGTCGGCACATGCCCGGCGGTGGGCCGGGGGAAGTCACGGCGACCGACGACGCCGACATCGGCCGACAGTACATATCGGGAAAGCTCGAGATCAACTGTCTGGCCTGCCACAACGGCCATTACGGCCAGGACATGGGAGGCGTCGAAGGCTGGGCGGTGCAGATCGCGGTCCGGCAGAACAACCGCTGGGCGGCGGCCGCTTCGTGCGAGTTCGCCTCGGTGAAGGGTTCGGCGGCCGCGATGTCCATCGCCTACGACCCCTTCATGCCCGAGGGCGACGACAAGGAACCGCGCGTGGTGTATCGCGAAGAAGCGTTCGACGCCGACCACAACGTGTTGTTCGACATCCTTCGAGAGGTCCCGAACCAGCGGTGTTACTACTGCCATTCCGACGTATACTTCAGTGGCGGCGAAGAGAAGACCGAGAAGTGGTCGTCGGAAGAGGACGTCCACCTGAAAGCCGGTCTAACCTGCGTCGATTGCCATCGCAACGACATCCATCATGAGATCGTCCGAGGCTACCCCGGCGAGAGCGAAGAGTCGGGCAATCCGCTCGTCGCGACGATGACGTGTGAGGGCTGCCATCTGCCGCAGGGGCCGGACGTGCCGCAAGCAGGGCGTCTGGGGGCGCCGATACCCCAACACGTGGGGTTGCCTCCCGTGCATTTCGAGCGGCTGAGCTGTACGGCCTGTCACTCCGGTCCCTGGCCGAGCGATCGGGCCGTCTTCACCAAGACCGCTCGCGCCCACCGGCTGGGCACGCCCAACGTCAACAAGTCCGAGCAGATGCTCCCGCACATTCTCTCCCCGGTGTTCGCCCACGACGGCGACAAGATCTCGCCGCACAAGATGCTCTGGCCGGCCTACTGGGGCCGGCGCGCCGGCGACGAAGTGACCCCGATTGCGTTGGACGTTGTCGAGAAGACGGTCAGAGCTGTCTTCGACCAACTCGAGATTCCCGCCAGCGGAACCTGGCCCGGCATCGCAAAGGAGCAGATTGCCACGGCGTTGCAGGCCCTGTCGAAGGCGGCCGACGCCAACGCCGTTTACGTGGCCGGCGGGACGTTGTACTCGCTGAACGAAGCCGGGGACGTGGAGGAGCAGGCGGACCATCCTGTCGCGAAGCCGTACATGTGGCCGTTGGCTCACACGGTGCGACCGGCCGCACAGTCGCTGGGAATTCGCTACTGTACCGATTGCCACGCGACCGATGCCCCGTTCTTCTTCGGGACCGTCGCCGTCGATAGTCCGATTGCCTCGGACGTGCCGACGACCCGGCAGATGGTCGGCTTCCAGAACATCAGCCGGTTCTATGCCTGGGCGTTCTCGGCATCGTTCGTGTTCCGTCCGTGGTTCAAGGTTGTGGCGCTGGGGGCATCGGCCGTTCTGGGCATCGTGCTGCTGCTGTACGGGCTCAAGGCGCTCGGGGCCGTTGCCAGAGTTCTGGCCGAAGACGAATAGACTCTGTTTGGGTGAGTGATCCAGATGTTTCAGACCGTATCGATTCTCGCGTTGTTGGCCACTCTCATCGGAGTGATTGTCCACTGGTTCGCCTTTCCCGCCACATCGGAATGTCGGGGCGGCTCGGGCGTCATCCGCGGACTCGTCCACGCCTTCAGTCTGCTCCTGATCGAGCAGCGCAGCAGTTTCCTGGGGGCCCTCAAGAAGCTGTGCTATCTGCTGGCGGTGGTGTGTTTTGTGGTCCTCGCCTTCACGGGCTTCTGGCCGCTTCTGGTGCGAGGGGAGTCGCACATCTCCGGGTACCTCATGATGATCCATGCGACGTTCGCGCCGATCTTCGCCTTCTGCCTGGCGGTTCTGGCGATTACGTGGGCCAGTCGCTATCGCTTCGTCGTGGGCGATTGCCCGTGCGTGCAGCGGCTCCTTCGTCGTGTGACGCGGCTGCACATCGCGACGCCGGAGGGGGCCTGTCGTTGTGCCTCGACCGTGCAGAAGACGGCGTTCTGGGCGATTGTCGTCCTGGCGTTGCCCCTGATCCTTTCCATCGTGCTGAGCATGTTCCCGCTGTTCGGGACGTACTATCAGGAACTGGCCTTGGCGATCCATCGCTGGACAAGCGTGGTGTTCTTCATCGCAGTGATCCTTCACACCTATCTGGCGGTGCGGGTCCGAATGGCTCAGTAAGTAGCAAGCATGGGGAGAAAAGGCGTACAGCAGATGGCCGGATTGGTGTTCGGTTGGTTCTGGTGCGTATACCCCACTTTGCCTGTTGATAATGCGGACCATGTGCCGATTCTATATGTGGACGTAAGTGAGTCGGGGTATATGATTTAGGAGAGCCGATCATGAGCAACGGAGTACTACCAAGCTATCTGAGTATGGCCAAGGCCAACCCGCCCACGAACCGGGCCCCCTGGTACAAGAACACCGCGCCGACCTACGCCGGCATCTTCCTGTGGTTCGTTTTCTGGAGCCAGGCGCCCAGTGGCGGCGGCGGTGCACCGGGCGGAACCCTTGCCCAGGGGGTGGGAGTTGCCCTTCTCGGACTCGTCATCGCGGCACTGCTCTGCCACTTCCTGTTCTACCTGGTTCCAGGCATGTTGGGCATGAAGACGGGTCTGCCGCTCTATGTCGTCGGCAGCTCAACCTACGGGACGCAGGGCGGCTTCCTCATGCCCGGCTTCCTTATGGGCGTGTTGCAGTTCGGCTGGCTCGGCGTCAACGCGTATTTCGCGTCGCTGGCCCTGGCGCCCCTGTTCGGTGGCAGCGCGATCGCACAGCAGATTCTCGCCGTGCTCTGGGCGATCCTAGCCGCTTTCGTCGGGCTCAAAGGGATTCAGTACGTGGCGAAGGTTGCGACGTTCCTGCCGCTGATCCCCATCGCGATCCTGTTGATCCTCCTGGTCAAGACGATTGGTGGTCTCGGCGATTTCGATGCGGCGACGTTCGTGGCGGCCGGGATCGCCCCGGAGGCGGTCGGAGCGACCGGACTGAGTTTCTTGGGCGTGATCGCGCTATCCATCACGTTCGTGGTCGGCTTCTTCGCCACGGCTGGTGCCGCCGGCGTGGATTTCGGCACCAACAGTGTTGATGCCAAAGACGTGCAGATGGGCGGACTCTTCGGCATCGCGCTAGCCACAATCGTCTCTGCCGGGGCGGCCTTGCTCATCGCCGCCGGAGCCTTCGGTGCTACTGGCACCTATGCGGTTAATCCTGCTGATCCGGGCTTCATGGGAACGGTGATGGGCTCTGCGGGGGCCGGCAAGACGATGGCATTGCTGCTGGCCGTCGCCGCCTTCCCGCCGGCGTGCTTCTCGTCGTTCATCGCCGCCAACAGCTTCAAGACGACGCTGCCCAAGGTCAATCCCTTCGTCTCCGTGGGAATTGGAACAGCCGTCAGTGTCGTTCTCGCTGTGACCGGCTGGGCAGGCCAGGCTGGAGCGGTGTTCACCGTCATCGGCGCTTCATTCGGGCCGATCTGCGGCGCGATGATGGTGGATTATCTGCTGGCGGGCAAGAAATGGGCCGGTCCTCGCAAGGGCTGGAACCAGGCCGGCTGGATCTCGTGGGCCGTTGGCTTCATCGTGGGAATCGCACCGCTGGTCGGACTGGCCAACATTCCGGCCGCGCCGCTGGTGGCCTTCATCGTTGGGGCGGTCATCTACTTCGTGCTGGCCAAGGCCGGGCTTCAGCCGCCGGTGGTGGCGATGCCTTCCCTGGAGCCCAAAGCGGCGGGGGAGCTGGACAA is a genomic window containing:
- a CDS encoding Gfo/Idh/MocA family oxidoreductase; translated protein: MSDQRQHEGMDRRRFLQSTAAVGAGLAIAPSILAQAGGTASDDINVALLGAGAQGQILMNACLQIPGVRFKAVCDIWEAYNLRRVSRLLDRYGHKNNTYTDYKEMLDKEKGNIDAVIVATPDFWHAEHAIACMEAGLDVYCEKEMSNELAKAKQMVEAQRRTGKLLQIGHQRRSNPRYLHCYEKVIQQARMLGRITTANGQWNRGAQEPLGWPTNAVIDEATLAKYGFKSMEQFRNWRWYKGLGGGPIVDLGSHQIDIYSWFLNATPKGVIASGGTDYYDKNTHEWYDSVLAIYDFETKDGVVRAFYQVLTTNSSQGYFETFMGDQGTLMISEAAGRGSVYREQGAHVPEWDRWVKLGLIAEPQRVETKDDSGAVLDVRETVPAQEYLIPIDMEGKPYHQPHLENFFNAMRGKEKLTCPGEVGYETAVMVLRTNEAVEAQRRLEFGKDEFHV
- a CDS encoding cytochrome b/b6 domain-containing protein; its protein translation is MFQTVSILALLATLIGVIVHWFAFPATSECRGGSGVIRGLVHAFSLLLIEQRSSFLGALKKLCYLLAVVCFVVLAFTGFWPLLVRGESHISGYLMMIHATFAPIFAFCLAVLAITWASRYRFVVGDCPCVQRLLRRVTRLHIATPEGACRCASTVQKTAFWAIVVLALPLILSIVLSMFPLFGTYYQELALAIHRWTSVVFFIAVILHTYLAVRVRMAQ
- a CDS encoding cytosine permease gives rise to the protein MSNGVLPSYLSMAKANPPTNRAPWYKNTAPTYAGIFLWFVFWSQAPSGGGGAPGGTLAQGVGVALLGLVIAALLCHFLFYLVPGMLGMKTGLPLYVVGSSTYGTQGGFLMPGFLMGVLQFGWLGVNAYFASLALAPLFGGSAIAQQILAVLWAILAAFVGLKGIQYVAKVATFLPLIPIAILLILLVKTIGGLGDFDAATFVAAGIAPEAVGATGLSFLGVIALSITFVVGFFATAGAAGVDFGTNSVDAKDVQMGGLFGIALATIVSAGAALLIAAGAFGATGTYAVNPADPGFMGTVMGSAGAGKTMALLLAVAAFPPACFSSFIAANSFKTTLPKVNPFVSVGIGTAVSVVLAVTGWAGQAGAVFTVIGASFGPICGAMMVDYLLAGKKWAGPRKGWNQAGWISWAVGFIVGIAPLVGLANIPAAPLVAFIVGAVIYFVLAKAGLQPPVVAMPSLEPKAAGELDKAPAAVKAQVTQEMLDGPEKK